A single region of the Phoenix dactylifera cultivar Barhee BC4 unplaced genomic scaffold, palm_55x_up_171113_PBpolish2nd_filt_p 001412F, whole genome shotgun sequence genome encodes:
- the LOC103702572 gene encoding uncharacterized protein LOC103702572, with translation MAEMRRDTNHSLERLERRISSGEKNMNKETWPHANGQDQERGSEEELASNHSGCRVRERRSERVRRGSRVEGFGVCVDRFGRGVEYEETYSVRESDEEPRIATRPSGRRREERVRMHHHGDVEEDEGEPRREVRKPRIDFPKFSGGDPFEWMDKVEQFFYVYEVPHKEKVTLASFHLEDKASKWWRWLRSIYEKEGRRLGWTAFVKEFMTQWGPSPIVNYHGQLAKIKQEGRVRPYVEEFRHLQTLVTGWSEEALMGTFIDGLKPWLAKEVKLKQPNSMQEAMRIAEILDDGYQTERRMIKDTINREAKTMPTKVPWKIKDAVGSNPKNNQPQVKRLSREEVQDYIKKGLCFKCGEKWNRDHKCKSGQAFLIEVQDAEIEVAENSQASDPDEDQSHNQPSQMQAEESDAKLSLNALTGVPKPSTMRLLAWVGRNEVSLLVDSGSSHNFINATIVPKLGLHPTSIQPFEVKVANGEKLTCKEVIHEVKMNIQGVRIMADLHVIQLVGLDIVLGNAWLRQVGKVITDFGSMTMEFKLGSQKKKWVALGSSEVKPCEAYTLEKLCKGGALCVAIMLATQDQTEPKPMKNELEGVPSSVRPLLERHLKVLEVPKTIPPQRLYNHPIRLKDESKAVNVSPYRYAHFQKGEIEKQVDDMLKQGLIRRSSSPFSSPVLLVRKKDNTWRFCTDYRALNEATIKDRFPIPTVDEMLDELHGATIFTRLDLRAGYHQIRMKNEDIHKTAFRTHLGHYEYLVMPFGLCNAPSTFQAAMNDIFRAYLRRFVIVFFDDILIYSKSVEEHLEHLELVLRILEEHQFYIKASKCAFMQHELEYLGHIISGEGVKVDQRKIEAMVDWPLPQSITALRGFLGLTGYYRRFVKNYGLIAKSLTNMLKKGEFSWTDEARKAFEDLKRMMTQTPVLALPNFSIPFEVYTDASGDGIGAVLVQNRRPIAFMSKALGPQKKASSTYARELMAVVHAVKIWRPYLLGRRFTIVTDQQAIRHLLEQKITTPEQQKFLVKLLGFEYNIVYQPGRDNKVADALSRKEGSPLLKIEDYQPITLEDKGVLQEGRNGERQAQRSANSSQLKSLQWPQLGQQQETANIQSCRPLPTTARNRQQPPPSQASSQPNGNRIKTANQAREVPKELPQHANSQPDGSLCRPL, from the exons ATGGCTGAAATGAGGAGGGATACCAATCATAGTTTGGAGAGGTTGGAAAGGAGGATTTCGAGTGGAGAAAAAAATATGAACAAGGAGACTTGGCCGCATGCCAATGGGCAGGACCAAGAGAGGGGAAGTGAGGAAGAGTTAGCAAGCAACCATAGTGGTTGCCGAGTGAGGGAGAGAAGGAGTGAAAGAGTAAGAAGAGGGAGTAGAGTGGAAGGATTTGGGGTTTGTGTGGACCGGTTTGGAAGAGGTGTGGAGTATGAAGAGACTTATAGTGTGAGGGAGTCCGATGAAGAGCCCCGAATTGCCACTAGACCGAGtgggagaagaagggaagaaagggTGAGAATGCATCACCATGGAGATGTTGAAGAAGATGAGGGAGAGCCTAGAAGAGAAGTGAGGAAACCAAGGATAGACTTCCCTAAATTCAGTGGGGGAGATCCTTTTGAATGGATGGACAAGGTGGAACAATTCTTCTATGTCTATGAAGTTCCACACAAGGAGAAGGTCACACTTGCTAGTTTTCATCTTGAAGACAAAGCAAGCAAATGGTGGAGATGGTTGAGATCCATCTATgaaaaggaaggaaggagactTGGGTGGACTGCATTTGTGAAGGAGTTCATGACTCAATGGGGGCCATCCCCTATTGTGAATTATCATGGACAATTAGCAAAGATCAAGCAAGAAGGAAGGGTGCGGCCTTATGTTGAAGAGTTTCGCCACTTGCAAACATTGGTGACGGGTTGGTCGGAGGAAGCCTTGATGGGCACTTTCATTGATGGCTTGAAGCCATGGCTTGCCAAAGAGGTCAAGTTGAAGCAACCCAACTCTATGcaagaggccatgcgcattgcaGAAATCCTAGATGATGGCTATCAAACCGAGAGGAGAATGATCAAAGACACCATCAACCGGGAAGCCAAGACCATGCCAACCAAAGTGCCATGGAAGATCAAAGATGCAGTCGGCAGCAACCCAAAGAACAACCAGCCACAAGTCAAGCGGCTGTCAAGGGAGGAAGTCCAAGACTACATCAAAAAGGGCTTGTGCTTCAAATGTGGGGAGAAATGGAACCGAGATCACAAGTGCAAATCTGGGCAAGCATTCCTAATTGAAGTCCAAGATGCAGAAATTGAAGTTGCAGAAAATAGCCAAGCAAGTGATCCGGATGAAGATCAATCCCACAATCAGCCAAGTCAAATGCAAGCGGAGGAAAGTGATGCAAAATTATCCTTGAATGCCTTGACAGGGGTGCCAAAGCCAAGCACCATGAGGCTACTTGCATGGGTCGGCAGAAATGAAGTCTCACTGTTAGTGGACAGCGGATCATCCCACAATTTTATCAATGCAACCATTGTGCCAAAGTTGGGGTTACATCCTACAAGCATTCAGCCATTTGAAGTAAAGGTGGCCAACGGTGAGAAGCTTACATGCAAGGAAGTCATCCATGAAGTAAAGATGAACATTCAAGGGGTAAGAATCATGGCTGATCTTCATGTGATTCAATTAGTAGGCCTTGACATAGTCCTTGGAAATGCATGGTTAAGACAAGTAGGAAAGGTGATCACTGATTTTGGATCCATGACAATGGAATTCAAATTGggtagtcaaaagaagaagtgGGTTGCCTTAGGGAGTAGTGAAGTCAAACCATGTGAGGCTTATACCTTAGAAAAACTTTGCAAGGGGGGTGCCCTATGTGTAGCCATAATGTTAGCCACTCAAGACCAAACCGAACCAAAGCCCATGAAAAATGAGTTAGAAGGAGTCCCTAGTTCGGTGAGGCCATTACTAGAAAGACACTTGAAAGTCCTTGAAGTACCAAAGACCATACCCCCTCAAAGGTTATATAATCATCCTATACGACTTAAGGATGAATCCAAGGCCGTGAATGTCTCACCATATAGGTATGCCCACTTCCAAAAGGGAGAAATTGAGAAGCAAGTTGATGACATGCTTAAGCAAGGACTCATTAGGAGAAGTTCTAGTCCCTTTTCATCACCTGTCCTCTTGGTTAGGAAAAAGGACAACACATGGAGATTTTGTACTGATTATAGAGCCCTTAATGAAGCAACAATCAAGGACAGATTTCCAATACCAACCGTGGATGAAATGTTGGATGAATTGCATGGTGCCACAATCTTTACTCGGCTTGATTTGAGAGCCGGATATCACCAAATCAGAATGAAGAATGAAGACATTCACAAGACTGCATTTAGAACACATTTGGGCCACTATGAATACCTAGTCATGCCCTTTGGTTTGTGTAACGCACCATCCACATTTCAAGCGGCAATGAATGACATCTTCCGGGCCTATCTAAGAAGGTTTGTCATTGTGTTCTTTGATGACATTCTGATTTATTCTAAGTCAGTGGAAGAGCACTTGGAACACTTGGAATTGGTCCTAAGGATCCTAGAAGAACATCAATTCTACATCAAGGCATCCAAGTGTGCATTCATGCAACATGAATTGGAGTATTTGGGCCATATCATTTCGGGAGAAGGAGTCAAGGTAGATCAAAGGAAAATTGAGGCCATGGTAGATTGGCCACTACCCCAAAGCATCACGGCATTGAGAGGATTTCTTGGATTGACCGGCTACTATAGAAGGTTTGTCAAGAATTATGGGTTGATTGCTAAATCCTTGACAAACATGCTGAAAAAGGGAGAATTCTCTTGGACGGATGAGGCAAGGAAAGCATTTGAAGACTTGAAACGGATGATGACCCAAACACCGGTTCTTGCCTTGCCTAATTTCAGCATTCCCTTTGAAGTTTATACAGATGCAAGTGGGGACGGAATAGGGGCAGTGCTAGTTCAAAACAGAAGGCCCATTGCATTCATGTCAAAGGCACTCGGACCACAGAAAAAAGCCAGCAGCACCTATGCCCGAGAATTAATGGCTGTGGTTCATGCAGTAAAAATCTGGAGGCCATATCTATTGGGGCGAAGGTTCACAATTGTGACAGATCAGCAGGCCATCCGCCATCTCCTAGAACAAAAGATCACAACGCCCGAGCAGCAGAAATTTTTGGTGAAACTATTGGGCTTTGAGTATAACATTGTCTATCAACCGGGAAGAGACAATAAGGTAGCCGATGCATTgtcaagaaaagaaggaagtccTCTTTTGAAGATAGAAGATTATCAGCCCATCACCCTTGAGGACAAGGGAGTTCTTCAAGAGGGGAGGAATGGTGAG AGACAAGCACAGAGGAGTGCCAACAGCAGCCAACTCAAGTCTCTGCAGTGGCCACAGCTTGGCCAACAGCAAGAAACTGCCAACATCCAAAGTTGCAGGCCATTGCCAACAACAGCCAGAAACCGCCAGCAACCACCGCCAAGCCAAGCAAGCAGCCAACCAAATGGCAACCGAATCAAGACAGCAAACCAAGCAAGGGAAGTTCCCAAGGAGTTGCCACAGCATGCAAACAGCCAGCCGGATGGAAGCCTTTGTAGGCCATTGTAG
- the LOC120108592 gene encoding LOW QUALITY PROTEIN: myosin heavy chain, skeletal muscle-like (The sequence of the model RefSeq protein was modified relative to this genomic sequence to represent the inferred CDS: inserted 4 bases in 3 codons) → GYKRNAFLEADLQCSNTIQSMEXEATSSLSCSNVKLDSVIQVLEDLLSEFESSSHGPGKWKMLAAFLRQCLEGPILDLFKKQLDQTESERSALTLKCRSNEDKLGLLKKQLEANEKHRAEYLKRYEEAISDKQKFSEEYNSRIANLLSKCSTLEERCMSIEKALDLARQESTDWKIKYDESSLELKAEEDRFKAXISALESRLSAAEGRLAAAREQAESAQEEASEWKRKYAVAAGEAKTALERAALVQERTNKKAQEREDAVRAEFSAQLVEKGEEIKNLNAKLDSSENHASTLVSRLEAAQTKLENHELETLALKDEVKKLNSNLDSVKAKVQPYEREAKILEQEKNHLQERYIAECKKXDDAEERLKVAERDAKRATELADTARAEVVAAQKEKSEMQHLAMERLAIIERVERQVDRMEQEKVKLMDEVERLRQSEMDAVSKVTLLERRVGEREREIEDLLSRSNEQRSNTVQVLESLLATERSARTEANSRAEALSLQLQATQGRLDALHQELTSVRLNETALDSKLRTASHGKRLRVDNYPGTGSVQDMEVDEGLVRGRKRSKSTTSPLKNTQTEDGGSVYKGEEIETRSQERQETESDDHTKFTILKLKQELTKHGFGGQLLQLRNPNKKEIVALYEKHVLQK, encoded by the exons GGCTACAAAAGGAATGCCTTTTTGGAGGCTGATTTGCAATGTTCGAACACCATACAGAGCATGGA AGAAGCTACGAGCAGCTTGTCATGTTCAAATGTGAAACTTGATAGTGTGATTCAG GTTCTGGAAGATCTGCTTTCTGAGTTCGAGTCATCTTCTCATGGTCCAGGCAAATGGAAAATGTTGGCTGCCTTTTTACGACAGTG TTTGGAGGGGCCCATACTGGACCTCTTTAAAAAGCAATTAGATCAAACTGAATCTGAACGGAGTGCTCTCACATTGAAATGCCGGTCAAATGAAGACAAACTGGGGCTGCTTAAGAAGCAGCTTGAGGCAAATGAAAAGCATAGAGCTGAATATTTGAAGCGATATGAGGAAGCTATCAGTGATAAGCAAAAATTTTCTGAGGAGTACAACAGTCGTATTGCAAATTTGCTGAGCAAATGCAGCACATTGGAGGAGCGTTGTATGAGTATCGAAAAAGCTCTTGATCTTGCAAGACAGGAATCCACTGATTGGAAAATTAAGTATGACGAAAGCAGTTTAGAGCTGAAGGCCGAGGAAGATAGGTTTAAAG AAATTTCAGCTCTGGAGTCAAGGTTAAGTGCTGCTGAAGGAAGACTGGCTGCTGCTCGTGAACAGGCAGAATCTGCTCAGGAAGAGGCATCAGAGTGGAAGCGGAAGTATGCTGTTGCTGCTGGAGAAGCCAAAACAGCCTTGGAGAGAGCAGCATTAGTGCAGGAGCGCACTAATAAAAAAGCACAAGAAAGGGAAGATGCAGTAAGGGCAGAATTCTCTGCCCAGTTGGTGGAAAAG GGAGAGGAAATCAAGAACTTAAATGCAAAGCTTGATTCTTCTGAGAACCATGCAAGTACTTTGGTTTCACGCCTGGAG GCTGCTCAGACAAAGCTGGAGAATCACGAGTTGGAAACTTTGGCCCTGAAGGATGAAGTAAAGAAGTTAAATTCAAACTTAGATTCTGTGAAAGCTAAAGTTCAGCCCTATGAGAGGGAAGCCAAAATACTGGAACAAGAAAAGAACCATCTCCAAGAAAGGTACATTGCTGAGTGCAAGA TTGATGATGCAGAAGAGAGGCTCAAGGTCGCTGAAAGGGATGCAAAGAGAGCTACTGAGTTGGCTGATACTGCTCGGGCAGAAGTAGTTGCTGCTCAGAAGGAGAAGAGTGAAATGCAGCACTTGGCAATGGAAAGACTAGCAATAATTGAAAGAGTTGAACGGCAAGTTGATAGAATGGAGCAAGAGAAAGTGAAGCTGATGGATGAAGTAGAGAGGTTGCGTCAATCTGAAATGGATGCCGTGTCCAAGGTTACACTACTTGAGAGGAGAgttggtgagagagagagagagattgaggaTCTATTGAGTCGGAGCAATGAACAAAGGTCCAACACAGTCCAAGTCCTTGAGAGTCTTCTGGCAACAGAACGTTCAGCTCGAACTGAGGCCAACAGCAGAGCAGAGGCCTTGTCCTTGCAGCTACAAGCTACTCAAGGCAGACTAGATGCACTCCATCAGGAACTGACATCTGTTCGTCTAAATGAGACCGCACTTGATAGTAAGCTTAGGACTGCTTCTCATGGGAAACGGTTAAGAGTAGATAATTATCCGGGCACAGGATCTGTCCAAGATATGGAGGTTGATGAGGGGTTGGTGAGGGGTAGAAAGAGATCCAAGAGTACTACAAGCCCCTTAAAGAATACTCAGACAGAAGATGGTGGTTCTGTTtataaaggagaagaaattGAAACCCGGAGCCAGGAACGTCAAGAAACTGAATCCGATGACCATACAAAGTTCACAATTCTGAAACTGAAGCAGGAGCTCACCAAGCATGGGTTTGGTGGACAACTGCTGCAGCTGAGGAATCCTAACAAAAAGGAGATTGTTGCTCTTTATGAGAAGCATGTCCTTCAAAAGTAG